A stretch of DNA from Candidatus Pseudomonas phytovorans:
CCAGGGCCAGGAATTCCGTAAACCTTATGAGATATCCCCATGACTCATCGCATCGTGATTGTCGGCGGCGGCGCCGGCGGCCTGGAACTGGCGACCCGCCTGGGTAAAGGCCTGGGCAAGCGCAAGCAAGCCGAGATCACCCTGGTCGACGCCAACCTCACGCACATCTGGAAGCCACTGCTGCACGAAGTGGCCGCCGGCTCGCTGAACTCCTCGGAAGACGAACTGAACTACGTGGCCCAGGCCAAGTGGAACCACTTCAACTTCCAACTGGGGCGCATGAGCGGCCTGGACCGTGAGGGCAAGCGGATTCAACTGGCCGCCACCCTTGATGACGAGGGCCGCGAGCTGCTGCCTGCGCGTACGTTGGGCTACGACACCCTGGTCATTGCCGTGGGTTCCAATACCAACGACTTCGGCACCCTGGGCGCGGCGCAGCATTGCCTGTTCCTGGATACCCGCAAGCAGGCCGAGCGGTTCCACCAGCAGCTGCTCAACCACTACCTGCGCGCCCACGCCGGCGACGTGGCCAGCGAGCAGATCAGCGTAGCCATTGTCGGTGCCGGTGCCACCGGTGTGGAACTGGCGGCCGAACTGCACCACGCCGCACACGAACTGGCGGCCTATGGCCTGGACCGCATCCAGCCCAAGGACATGCACATCACCATCATCGAGGCAGGCCCGCGCGTGCTGCCGGCGCTGCCGGAGCGCATCAGCGTACCGGTGCACAAGACCTTGGAAAAACTTGGCGTGAAGGTGCTGACCAACGCCGCCGTCAGTGAAGTGACCGAAGATGGCCTGAAAACCAAGGACGGCGAAGTGATCCAGGCCAGCCTGAAGGTGTGGGCAGCCGGTATCCGTGCGCCGGGCTTCCTGAAGGACATCGATGGCCTGGAAACCAACCGCATCAACCAGCTGGTCGTGCGCCCTACCCTGCAAACTACCCGCGATGACAACATCTTCGCCTTCGGCGACTGCGCCGCGTGCCCTCAACCCGGCAGCGACCGCAACGTGCCGCCACGCGCCCAGGCGGCGCACCAGCAGGCTTCGATGCTGGCACAGAGCCTGAAGGCGCGGCTGGAGAACAAGCCGTTGCCGACTTATGAATACAAGGACTACGGCTCGCTGGTGTCACTGTCGCGCTTCTCGGCGGTGGGCAACCTGATGGGTAACCTGATGGGCAGCGTGAAGCTGGAAGGCTGGCTCGCGCGGATGTTTTATGTGTCGCTGTACCGTATGCACCAGATGGCGCTTTACGGCTTCTTCCGCACGGCGTTGATGATGCTGGGTAGCAAGATTGGCCGGGGTACTGAGCCACGCCTGAAGTTGCACTGACAGGCAAGAAGGCTTCACCTGTGGGAGCGGGCGTGCCCGCGAACACGGGCGAAGCCCGTGCCAGGCACTGCGTGGCCTTCTTCGCGGGCTTGCCCGCTCCCACAGGGTATTGTGGGTAGCCTAATGCGAGAAACCTGGGCCATCTTTCCCAAGGCAAAAGAAAAAGGGCATCTCATGCGAGATGCCCTTTGTTCATGGTGGGTCGTGTAGGATTCGAACCTACGACCAATTGGTTAAAAGCCAACTGCTCTACCAACTGAGCTAACGACCCAAAAATGGTCGGGGTGAGGGGATTCGAACTCCTGACATCCTGCTCCCAAAGCAGGCGCGCTACCGGACTGCGCTACACCCCGGGTCTTTCAAAAAAAAGGGCATCTCAACTGGAGATGCCCTTCTCTACATGGTGGGTCGTGTAGGATTCGAACCTACGACCAATTGGTTAAAAGCCAACTGCTCTACCAACTGAGCTAACGACCCGGAAAATGGTCGGGGTGAGGGGATTCGAACTCCTGACATCCTGCTCCCAAAGCAGGCGCGCTACCGGACTGCGCTACACCCCGAGATGGCTCCGCGACCTGGACTCGAACCAGGGACCCAATGATTAACAGTCATTTGCTCTACCGACTGAGCTATCGCGGAACTGAACTTCGGTACTACTTTCCGATTTACTACTCCGAAGACTGTGTTCGCTTCGGACTCTTTAGCTTCGCTGCTTTCGCTTTGTCGCTGCTGAGGCCGGCTATTCTACATTCTTCGTTTTGCTTGTCAACCTCTTTTTTTCATTCAACTTACTGATTTGTAAGTTGTTTTGCGGTCACCGTTGTTGCTGGTGATTCGCTTAGTGGCTGACAACGCGGCGTATATTAGGGTCACTCGAATTTTCATGCAAGCAAAAATTTCAAAATTTTCAGCAGGTTATCCACCAAGGGCGGGAAGCCCCGGATTTGCTGGGCTGTGCCGGCAACCGCGCAAAAAAAAGCCCCGCAAATGCGGGGCTCATGGTGAAGCCAATCAGGCAAAGACGATCTCGTCGCCGTCCACCTTGGCATCGATCGCCGTACCCGGCACAAACTGCCCTGCCAGGATCAGCTGCGCCAGCGGGTTTTCGATCCAGCGCTGAATCGCCCGTTTCAGCGGCCGTGCGCCGTACACCGGGTCGTAACCCACGGCAATCAGCTTGTCCAACGCCTCCGGGCTCAGGCTCAGCGACAGTTCGCGCTCCTGCAGACGGCTGCGCAGGCGGCCCAGCTGGATTTCGGCAATACCGGCAATCTGCTCACGGCCCAGTGGCTCGAACACCACCACTTCGTCGATGCGGTTGATGAACTCCGGACGGAAGTGCGCACCCAC
This window harbors:
- a CDS encoding NAD(P)/FAD-dependent oxidoreductase; this encodes MTHRIVIVGGGAGGLELATRLGKGLGKRKQAEITLVDANLTHIWKPLLHEVAAGSLNSSEDELNYVAQAKWNHFNFQLGRMSGLDREGKRIQLAATLDDEGRELLPARTLGYDTLVIAVGSNTNDFGTLGAAQHCLFLDTRKQAERFHQQLLNHYLRAHAGDVASEQISVAIVGAGATGVELAAELHHAAHELAAYGLDRIQPKDMHITIIEAGPRVLPALPERISVPVHKTLEKLGVKVLTNAAVSEVTEDGLKTKDGEVIQASLKVWAAGIRAPGFLKDIDGLETNRINQLVVRPTLQTTRDDNIFAFGDCAACPQPGSDRNVPPRAQAAHQQASMLAQSLKARLENKPLPTYEYKDYGSLVSLSRFSAVGNLMGNLMGSVKLEGWLARMFYVSLYRMHQMALYGFFRTALMMLGSKIGRGTEPRLKLH